In one window of Mercurialis annua linkage group LG4, ddMerAnnu1.2, whole genome shotgun sequence DNA:
- the LOC126677452 gene encoding calcium-transporting ATPase 9, plasma membrane-type-like isoform X2 gives MTNSSRSSNGLLQPSSSMKQSQMEANHHEISNLFDDPFDISHTKNVPFETLRRWRQAALVLNASRRFRYTLDLNKEEEKEHRRRMIRSHAQVIRAALLFKLAGERQIVIDPAVAAPTPSGDYAIALEQLASLTRDQNLSALQQYGGAKGLANMLKTNLETGIMGDEADLIKRKSAFGTNTYPRKKGRSFLRFLWEAWQDLTLIILIIAAAISLGLGIKTEGPEEGWYDGASIAFAVMLVIVVTAVSDYRQSLQFQNLNEEKQNIQLEVMRGGRVLKISIFEIVVGDIVPLKIGDQVPADGILITGHSLAIDESSMTGESKIVHKDHRVTGVGINTEWGLLMASISEDTGEETPLQVRLNGVATFIGIVGLSVAASVLAVLLGRYFTGNTKNSNGDVQFVKGQTKISEAIDAVIKIFTIAVTIVVVAVPEGLPLAVTLTLAYSMRKMMADKALVRRLSACETMGSATTICSDKTGTLTLNQMTIVEAYVGRNKLNPSDNSSQLHSEVSSLLYESVALNSTGNIFIPKDDGNVEISGSPTEKAILSWAVKLGMKFDIIRSQSKVLQVFPFNSEKKRGGVAVQRTDSKVNIHWKGAAEIVLVSCTRYMDSNGALQSIDEDKDFLKAAVDDMAARSLRCIAIAYRSYDSDKVPAEEEDLQKWVLPEDDLVLLAIVGIKDPCRPGVKNAVRICTESGVKVRMVTGDNLQTAKAIALECGILGSDADAMEPNIIEGKVFRAYSEKDRESIAKKITVMGRSSPNDKLLLVQALRKGGEVVAVTGDGTNDAPALHEADIGLSMGIQGTEVAKESSDIIILDDNFASVVKVVRWGRSVYANIQKFIQFQLTVNVAALVINVVAAVSSGDVPLNAVQLLWVNLIMDTLGALALATEPPTDHLMHRSPVGRREPLITNIMWRNLLIQSTYQVCVLLVLNFGGKNILHLENEGREHATDVKNTLIFNAFVLCQIFNEFNARKPDEFNVFSGVTKNRLFIAIVGFTFILQIILIEFAGKFTSTVRLNWRLWLISLAIGFVSWPLAAVGKLLPVPKTPLSVYFLKPFRRWRSGRNT, from the exons ATGACGAACAGCAGTAGGTCTTCCAATGGATTACTGCAGCCGTCGTCGTCCATGAAACAGAGCCAAATGGAGGCCAACCACCATGAAATTAGCAATCTATTTGATGATCCTTTTGATATTTCTCATACCAAAAATGTTCCTTTCGAGACTCTTCGCCGTTGGCGG CAAGCGGCTCTCGTGCTCAATGCTTCTCGCCGCTTTCGATACACTCTCGACTTGAACAAGGAGGAAGAGAAAGAACATCGAAGGCGCATGATTCGATCCCACGCACAAGTCATCAGA GCTGCCTTACTTTTCAAATTGGCCGGGGAACGACAGATTG TCATAGATCCCGCGGTTGCAGCCCCAACTCCTAGTGGTGATTATGCAATTGCACTAGAACAACTTGCTTCACTGACTAGGGATCAAAATCTTTCTGCTTTACAACAGTACGGAGGT GCTAAAGGTTTAGCTAATATGTTGAAAACAAATTTGGAGACCGGAATCATGGGAGATGAGGCTGATTTAATAAAGCGAAAGAGTGCATTTGGTACAAATACATATCCCAGGAAAAAAGGCAGGAGTTTCTTG AGATTTCTATGGGAAGCCTGGCAAGATTTAACCCTCATTATCTTGATTATAGCTGCTGCAATATCATTGGGACTGGGAATAAAAACAGAG GGTCCAGAAGAAGGATGGTATGATGGGGCAAGCATTGCTTTTGCAGTTATGCTTGTTATAGTTGTTACAG CCGTTAGTGATTATCGTCAATCTCTCcagtttcaaaatttaaatgaggAAAAGCAAAATATACAGCTAGAG GTCATGAGAGGTGGTAGGGTATTGAAAATTTCGATATTTGAAATTGTTGTTGGTGATATTGTACCTCTTAAAATTGGTGATCAG GTGCCAGCTGATGGAATCTTAATCACCGGTCATTCTCTTGCCATAGACGAGTCTAGCATGACGGGTGAAAGCAAGATA GTTCACAAGGATCATAGG GTAACCGGTGTTGGAATCAATACTGAATGGGGACTGTTGATGGCTAGTATCTCAGAAGACACTGGTGAAGAGACTCCCTTGCAG GTACGTTTGAATGGAGTTGCTACTTTTATTGGGATCGTTGGCCTGTCAGTAGCTGCTTCTGTTCTTGCTGTCCTTTTGGGCCG ATACTTCACTGGAAACACAAAAAACTCAAATGGAGATGTCCAGTTTGTCAAAGGCCAGACCAAGATCAGCGAGGCAATAGATGCAGTGATTAAAATTTTTACCATTGCT GTCACCATTGTTGTTGTTGCTGTTCCTGAAGGGCTTCCTTTGGCTGTTACCCTGAC aCTGGCATACTCAATGCGAAAGATGATGGCAGACAAAGCCTTG GTTCGTAGGCTTTCAGCATGTGAAACTATGGGATCGGCTACAACAATTTGCAGTGATAAGACTGGAACATTAACATTGAATCAG ATGACTATTGTTGAGGCTTATGTTGggagaaataaattaaatccatcaGATAACTCCTCACAGTTGCATTCTGAAGTTAGCTCTTTGTTGTATGAGAGTGTTGCTCTGAACAGTACAGGAAATATTTTCATCCCCAAG GATGATGGAAATGTTGAGATATCTGGATCTCCTACTGAAAAGGCTATTCTTTCTTGGGCTGTCAAG ttgGGAATGAAGTTTGATATCATTAGATCACAATCAAAAGTTCTCCAGGTTTTTCCTTTCAACTCAGAGAAAAAGCGAGGTGGTGTTGCAGTGCAAAGG ACTGACTCTAAAGTCAATATACATTGGAAGGGAGCGGCCGAGATCGTTCTTGTTTCATGTACAAGATACATGGATTCAAACGGGGCTCTGCAATCCATAGATGAAGATAAG GACTTTCTGAAGGCTGCTGTTGATGACATGGCTGCAAGAAGCTTGCGTTGCATTGCTATTGCATATAGATCATATGACTCGGACAAAGTTCCTGCTGAAGAAGAAGACTTACAAAAATGGGTTTTACCTGAAGATGATCTTGTTTTGCTTGCCATTGTGGGCATTAAG GACCCTTGTCGCCCTGGTGTAAAAAATGCTGTAAGGATATGCACAGAATCTGGCGTTAAG GTAAGAATGGTCACTGGAGATAATCTTCAAACAGCTAAAGCAATAGCTTTGGAATGTGGTATTCTTGGTTCAGATGCAGATGCGATGGAGCCTAACATAATTGAAGGGAAGGTTTTCCGTGCATATTCTGAAAAGGACAGAGAATCAATCGCCAAGAAAATAACA GTGATGGGTAGGTCATCTCCTAATGACAAGCTTTTACTGGTTCAAGCATTACGCAAGGGAGGTGAAGTTGTGGCTGTGACTGGAGATGGGACAAATGATGCTCCTGCACTTCATGAG gcAGATATTGGCCTTTCTATGGGCATTCAAGGGACTGAAGTTGCGAAAGAAAGCTCAGACATTATCATCTTGGATGACAATTTTGCTTCAGTTGTAAAG GTTGTAAGATGGGGCCGTTCGGTCTATGCAAATATTCAGAAATTTATACAGTTCCAACTGACTGTTAATGTAGCTGCTCTTGTTATAAACGTAGTTGCAGCAGTTTCTTCTGGAGATGTTCCTCTAAATGCTGTACAG CTTCTGTGGGTGAACTTAATCATGGATACACTTGGAGCACTCGCATTGGCTACAGAACCACCAACAGACCACCTAATGCATAGATCACCAGTTGGTCGAAG GGAACCTCTTATAACAAATATCATGTGGAGGAACTTACTCATACAG TCTACATATCAAGTTTGTGTTCTCCTTGTGCTCAACTTCGGGGGTAAGAATATTCTCCATTTGGAAAATGAAGGGAGAGAACATGCCACAGATGTAAAGAATACTTTGATATTCAATGCATTTGTGCTGTGTCAA ATATTCAATGAGTTTAATGCTCGAAAACCAGATGAATTTAATGTCTTTAGTGGAGTCACCAAAAATCGCTTGTTTATTGCAATTGTTGGATTTACATTCATACTACAG ATAATCCTCATCGAGTTTGCTGGAAAATTTACTTCAACTGTGAGACTTAATTGGAGATTATGGCTTATATCTCTTGCTATTGGCTTTGTCAG CTGGCCTCTTGCCGCAGTCGGTAAACTTCTTCCAGTTCCCAAAACTCCATTATCCGTGTATTTTCTCAAGCCATTTCGGCGATGGAGAAGTGGTCGGAATACATAG
- the LOC126677452 gene encoding calcium-transporting ATPase 9, plasma membrane-type-like isoform X1 — translation MTNSSRSSNGLLQPSSSMKQSQMEANHHEISNLFDDPFDISHTKNVPFETLRRWRQAALVLNASRRFRYTLDLNKEEEKEHRRRMIRSHAQVIRAALLFKLAGERQIVIDPAVAAPTPSGDYAIALEQLASLTRDQNLSALQQYGGAKGLANMLKTNLETGIMGDEADLIKRKSAFGTNTYPRKKGRSFLRFLWEAWQDLTLIILIIAAAISLGLGIKTEGPEEGWYDGASIAFAVMLVIVVTAVSDYRQSLQFQNLNEEKQNIQLEVMRGGRVLKISIFEIVVGDIVPLKIGDQVPADGILITGHSLAIDESSMTGESKIVHKDHRVPFFMSGCKVADGVGTMLVTGVGINTEWGLLMASISEDTGEETPLQVRLNGVATFIGIVGLSVAASVLAVLLGRYFTGNTKNSNGDVQFVKGQTKISEAIDAVIKIFTIAVTIVVVAVPEGLPLAVTLTLAYSMRKMMADKALVRRLSACETMGSATTICSDKTGTLTLNQMTIVEAYVGRNKLNPSDNSSQLHSEVSSLLYESVALNSTGNIFIPKDDGNVEISGSPTEKAILSWAVKLGMKFDIIRSQSKVLQVFPFNSEKKRGGVAVQRTDSKVNIHWKGAAEIVLVSCTRYMDSNGALQSIDEDKDFLKAAVDDMAARSLRCIAIAYRSYDSDKVPAEEEDLQKWVLPEDDLVLLAIVGIKDPCRPGVKNAVRICTESGVKVRMVTGDNLQTAKAIALECGILGSDADAMEPNIIEGKVFRAYSEKDRESIAKKITVMGRSSPNDKLLLVQALRKGGEVVAVTGDGTNDAPALHEADIGLSMGIQGTEVAKESSDIIILDDNFASVVKVVRWGRSVYANIQKFIQFQLTVNVAALVINVVAAVSSGDVPLNAVQLLWVNLIMDTLGALALATEPPTDHLMHRSPVGRREPLITNIMWRNLLIQSTYQVCVLLVLNFGGKNILHLENEGREHATDVKNTLIFNAFVLCQIFNEFNARKPDEFNVFSGVTKNRLFIAIVGFTFILQIILIEFAGKFTSTVRLNWRLWLISLAIGFVSWPLAAVGKLLPVPKTPLSVYFLKPFRRWRSGRNT, via the exons ATGACGAACAGCAGTAGGTCTTCCAATGGATTACTGCAGCCGTCGTCGTCCATGAAACAGAGCCAAATGGAGGCCAACCACCATGAAATTAGCAATCTATTTGATGATCCTTTTGATATTTCTCATACCAAAAATGTTCCTTTCGAGACTCTTCGCCGTTGGCGG CAAGCGGCTCTCGTGCTCAATGCTTCTCGCCGCTTTCGATACACTCTCGACTTGAACAAGGAGGAAGAGAAAGAACATCGAAGGCGCATGATTCGATCCCACGCACAAGTCATCAGA GCTGCCTTACTTTTCAAATTGGCCGGGGAACGACAGATTG TCATAGATCCCGCGGTTGCAGCCCCAACTCCTAGTGGTGATTATGCAATTGCACTAGAACAACTTGCTTCACTGACTAGGGATCAAAATCTTTCTGCTTTACAACAGTACGGAGGT GCTAAAGGTTTAGCTAATATGTTGAAAACAAATTTGGAGACCGGAATCATGGGAGATGAGGCTGATTTAATAAAGCGAAAGAGTGCATTTGGTACAAATACATATCCCAGGAAAAAAGGCAGGAGTTTCTTG AGATTTCTATGGGAAGCCTGGCAAGATTTAACCCTCATTATCTTGATTATAGCTGCTGCAATATCATTGGGACTGGGAATAAAAACAGAG GGTCCAGAAGAAGGATGGTATGATGGGGCAAGCATTGCTTTTGCAGTTATGCTTGTTATAGTTGTTACAG CCGTTAGTGATTATCGTCAATCTCTCcagtttcaaaatttaaatgaggAAAAGCAAAATATACAGCTAGAG GTCATGAGAGGTGGTAGGGTATTGAAAATTTCGATATTTGAAATTGTTGTTGGTGATATTGTACCTCTTAAAATTGGTGATCAG GTGCCAGCTGATGGAATCTTAATCACCGGTCATTCTCTTGCCATAGACGAGTCTAGCATGACGGGTGAAAGCAAGATA GTTCACAAGGATCATAGGGTACCATTTTTTATGTCTGGTTGTAAAGTAGCTGATGGTGTTGGCACTATGTTG GTAACCGGTGTTGGAATCAATACTGAATGGGGACTGTTGATGGCTAGTATCTCAGAAGACACTGGTGAAGAGACTCCCTTGCAG GTACGTTTGAATGGAGTTGCTACTTTTATTGGGATCGTTGGCCTGTCAGTAGCTGCTTCTGTTCTTGCTGTCCTTTTGGGCCG ATACTTCACTGGAAACACAAAAAACTCAAATGGAGATGTCCAGTTTGTCAAAGGCCAGACCAAGATCAGCGAGGCAATAGATGCAGTGATTAAAATTTTTACCATTGCT GTCACCATTGTTGTTGTTGCTGTTCCTGAAGGGCTTCCTTTGGCTGTTACCCTGAC aCTGGCATACTCAATGCGAAAGATGATGGCAGACAAAGCCTTG GTTCGTAGGCTTTCAGCATGTGAAACTATGGGATCGGCTACAACAATTTGCAGTGATAAGACTGGAACATTAACATTGAATCAG ATGACTATTGTTGAGGCTTATGTTGggagaaataaattaaatccatcaGATAACTCCTCACAGTTGCATTCTGAAGTTAGCTCTTTGTTGTATGAGAGTGTTGCTCTGAACAGTACAGGAAATATTTTCATCCCCAAG GATGATGGAAATGTTGAGATATCTGGATCTCCTACTGAAAAGGCTATTCTTTCTTGGGCTGTCAAG ttgGGAATGAAGTTTGATATCATTAGATCACAATCAAAAGTTCTCCAGGTTTTTCCTTTCAACTCAGAGAAAAAGCGAGGTGGTGTTGCAGTGCAAAGG ACTGACTCTAAAGTCAATATACATTGGAAGGGAGCGGCCGAGATCGTTCTTGTTTCATGTACAAGATACATGGATTCAAACGGGGCTCTGCAATCCATAGATGAAGATAAG GACTTTCTGAAGGCTGCTGTTGATGACATGGCTGCAAGAAGCTTGCGTTGCATTGCTATTGCATATAGATCATATGACTCGGACAAAGTTCCTGCTGAAGAAGAAGACTTACAAAAATGGGTTTTACCTGAAGATGATCTTGTTTTGCTTGCCATTGTGGGCATTAAG GACCCTTGTCGCCCTGGTGTAAAAAATGCTGTAAGGATATGCACAGAATCTGGCGTTAAG GTAAGAATGGTCACTGGAGATAATCTTCAAACAGCTAAAGCAATAGCTTTGGAATGTGGTATTCTTGGTTCAGATGCAGATGCGATGGAGCCTAACATAATTGAAGGGAAGGTTTTCCGTGCATATTCTGAAAAGGACAGAGAATCAATCGCCAAGAAAATAACA GTGATGGGTAGGTCATCTCCTAATGACAAGCTTTTACTGGTTCAAGCATTACGCAAGGGAGGTGAAGTTGTGGCTGTGACTGGAGATGGGACAAATGATGCTCCTGCACTTCATGAG gcAGATATTGGCCTTTCTATGGGCATTCAAGGGACTGAAGTTGCGAAAGAAAGCTCAGACATTATCATCTTGGATGACAATTTTGCTTCAGTTGTAAAG GTTGTAAGATGGGGCCGTTCGGTCTATGCAAATATTCAGAAATTTATACAGTTCCAACTGACTGTTAATGTAGCTGCTCTTGTTATAAACGTAGTTGCAGCAGTTTCTTCTGGAGATGTTCCTCTAAATGCTGTACAG CTTCTGTGGGTGAACTTAATCATGGATACACTTGGAGCACTCGCATTGGCTACAGAACCACCAACAGACCACCTAATGCATAGATCACCAGTTGGTCGAAG GGAACCTCTTATAACAAATATCATGTGGAGGAACTTACTCATACAG TCTACATATCAAGTTTGTGTTCTCCTTGTGCTCAACTTCGGGGGTAAGAATATTCTCCATTTGGAAAATGAAGGGAGAGAACATGCCACAGATGTAAAGAATACTTTGATATTCAATGCATTTGTGCTGTGTCAA ATATTCAATGAGTTTAATGCTCGAAAACCAGATGAATTTAATGTCTTTAGTGGAGTCACCAAAAATCGCTTGTTTATTGCAATTGTTGGATTTACATTCATACTACAG ATAATCCTCATCGAGTTTGCTGGAAAATTTACTTCAACTGTGAGACTTAATTGGAGATTATGGCTTATATCTCTTGCTATTGGCTTTGTCAG CTGGCCTCTTGCCGCAGTCGGTAAACTTCTTCCAGTTCCCAAAACTCCATTATCCGTGTATTTTCTCAAGCCATTTCGGCGATGGAGAAGTGGTCGGAATACATAG